In Fusarium oxysporum Fo47 chromosome VII, complete sequence, the following proteins share a genomic window:
- a CDS encoding 14-3-3 protein has protein sequence NITQIELAANHPLRLGVVLNYSDFYNEVQNSPNRACHHAKLAVHDDLAELHSLPEEPLGNCTYITQLLLGNLTI, from the coding sequence AATATTACTCAGATCGAGCTCGCCGCTAACCACCCTTTGCGTCTAGGCGTTGTTCTGAACTACTCTGACTTCTACAACGAGGTCCAGAACTCGCCCAATCGTGCCTGCCACCATGCCAAGTTGGCCGttcatgatgatcttgccgaACTCCACTCCCTGCCTGAAGAACCACTTGGCAACTGCACATACATTACGCAACTCCTCCTTGGGAATCTGACTATTTAG